The Setaria italica strain Yugu1 chromosome IX, Setaria_italica_v2.0, whole genome shotgun sequence genome has a window encoding:
- the LOC101774846 gene encoding serine/threonine protein kinase KIN1 isoform X1 codes for MESRDSFLRPPTPYHAAGASAGKGTTAPTGGDTAAGNLTSSSGSSSSLTISPTALLREIHAAVKRQRPPGSLQTSFPRATRVLVSRAERTNKAGPSTSEVKNREGKVMQSQRGLLGPSRLQNATPDQQKISGTAKLGYSTPDELMLTTPSVLKNSTDTCGQSVDQNYHQKTQANLLADREKSSLEASSQIASRNSLVAESFKKEQFNSVVDPQLTSQSDNVGITVDSRMDSMLSYLHSVSLTAGESNPADHGAQYHQQKHQELEIADAAVDMELSISPADAPNLSQRGIEEARNQNHGEPMTRCSAIGSSVTAVSIHSGPTVQSSQAPQSSGYASPMQMPESAAESSKGVLGHCPQKEHAVATGVGDWIPLDQQARVGNGATDKAASSVGSLRAEGLPANDQSTSARDGGAPRPNKGEKERHKKNYDPNVFFKVNGKLYQKLGKIGSGGSSEVHKVISSDCTIYAMKKIKLRGRDYPTAYGFCQEIEYLNKLKGKSNIIQLIDYEVTDKSLLLEGSMSPRDGTIKDDHYIYMVLEYGEIDLAHMVAQKWKERNNSNMKIDENWLRFYWQQMLEAVNTIHDERIVHSDLKPANFMLVRGSLKLIDFGIAKAIMNDTTNIRRDAQVGTLNYMSPEAFMCDDTDSGGNIIKCGRPSDIWSLGCILYQMVYGKTPFANYKSFWAKYKEVTDRNHKIIYEPVDNPWLIDLMQRCLAWDRNDRWRIPQLLHHPFLNPPVPRDVPPVNHDPCRLLMERIRVHWDNPVVQKLRSVIEKLDEDQC; via the exons atGGAGAGCAGGGATAGCTTCCTTCGGCCCCCAACACCCTACCACGCCGCCGGAGCCAGTGCCGGAAAGGGCACCACTGCCCCTACCGGCGGGGACACGGCCGCCGGCAACCTGACGTCGTCGTCGGGGTCGTCCTCGTCTCTCACGATCTCCCCTACCGCCTTACTGAGAGAGATTCATGCCGCTGTCAAGCGCCAGAGGCCTCCTG GCTCACTTCAGACAAGCTTTCCAAGAGCGACTCGGGTTCTGGTCTCCAGAGCCGAGCGGACAAATAAAGCTGGACCCAGCACTTCTGAAGTGAAAAATCGTGAAGGAAAGGTCATGCAGTCTCAGAGAGGCCTGTTGGGACCCTCCAGGCTTCAAAATGCCACGCCTGATCAACAAAAAATTTCTGGCACGGCTAAATTGGGATACTCTACTCCAGATGAGTTGATGTTGACGACACCCTCAGTGTTAAAAAATAGCACAGATACCTGTGGGCAGAGTGTTGACCAGAACTACCACCAGAAGACTCAGGCTAATCTGTTGGCTGATAGGGAGAAGTCATCTCTGGAAGCTTCATCTCAAATTGCATCTCGCAATTCATTGGTGGCGGAAAGTTTTAAGAAAGAACAGTTTAACTCAGTTGTTGATCCACAGTTAACTTCCCAGA GTGATAATGTAGGGATCACTGTTGATAGTAGAATGGACAGTATGTTGTCTTATCTGCATTCTGTTTCATTGACAGCAGGAGAAAGTAATCCTGCAGATCATGGAGCACAGTATCACCAGCAGAAGCATCAGGAGCTTGAAATTGCTGATGCAGCTGTCGATATGGAGCTGTCGATATCACCAGCTGATGCGCCTAATTTGTCTCAGAGAGGGATTGAAGAGGCTCGTAATCAGAATCATGGAGAGCCAATGACCCGTTGCTCTGCCATTGGTTCATCTGTTACTGCTGTATCAATACACTCAGGGCCTACTGTCCAAAGTTCACAAGCTCCACAGAGTAGCGGATATGCTTCACCAATGCAGATGCCAGAATCTGCTGCAGAATCATCTAAAGGTGTATTGGGCCATTGTCCTCAAAAGGAGCATGCAGTTGCGACGGGTGTTGGTGATTGGATTCCCCTCGATCAGCAGGCTCGTGTAGGCAATGGTGCCACAGACAAAGCTGCTTCCAGTGTTGGCAGTTTGCGAGCTGAAGGCTTACCTGCAAATGACCAGTCTACATCTGCCAGGGATGGTGGTGCTCCCCGACCAAACAAGGGTGAGAAGGAGCGGCACAAAAAGAATTATGATCCTAATGTGTTCTTTAAGGTGAATGGGAAACTTTATCAGAAACTTGGTAAAATAGGATCCGGGGGTAGCAGTGAAGTCCACAAAGTTATATCATCAGATTGCACAATATATGCCATGAAAAAGATCAAACTTAGGGGCCGTGACTACCCCACTGCCTATGGTTTTTGCCAAGAAATTGAGTATCTAAATAAGTTGAAAGGGAAGAGCAATATCATACAGCTGATTGATTATGAG GTCACTGACAAAAGTTTGCTTCTAGAAGGTTCCATGTCACCCAGGGATGGAACAATTAAGGATGACCACTATATTTACATGGTCCTGGAGTATGGTGAAATCGACTTAGCTCATATGGTTGCTCAGAAGTGGAAGGAGAGGAACAACTCTAATATGAAAATTGATGAAAATTGGCTACGCTTTTATTGGCAG CAAATGCTTGAAGCTGTCAATACAATACATGATGAACGGATAGTGCACTCTGATTTGAAGCCTGCCAATTTTATGCTTGTAAGGGGCTCGCTTAAACTTATTGACTTTGGCATTGCCAAAgcaataatgaatgatacaacAAACATTCGACGTGATGCTCAG GTAGGGACACTGAACTACATGTCGCCTGAAGCATTCATGTGCGACGATACCGACTCAGGTGGTAACATTATCAAGTGTGGGCGCCCCTCTGATATTTGGTCTCTTGGCTGTATTCTTTATCAGATGGTGTATGGTAAGACACCTTTTGCAAACTACAAGAGTTTTTGGGCCAAATATAAAGAAGTGACTGATAGGAATCACAAGATCATCTATGAACCAGTTGACAACCCATGGCTCATTGATTTGATGCAAAGGTGTCTTGCATGGGACCGGAACGATCGATGGAGAATACCTCAGCTACTTCACCATCCTTTCCTCAATCCTCCGGTTCCCAGGGATGTGCCTCCTGTCAACCATGATCCATGTAGGTTGCTGATGGAGAGAATCAGAGTTCACTGGGATAATCCAGTGGTTCAAAAACTTCGTAGTGTAATTGAAAAGCTTGATGAGGATCAGTGCTAG
- the LOC101774846 gene encoding serine/threonine protein kinase KIN1 isoform X3, which produces MESRDSFLRPPTPYHAAGASAGKGTTAPTGGDTAAGNLTSSSGSSSSLTISPTALLREIHAAVKRQRPPGSLQTSFPRATRVLVSRAERTNKAGPSTSEVKNREGKVMQSQRGLLGPSRLQNATPDQQKISGTAKLGYSTPDELMLTTPSVLKNSTDTCGQSVDQNYHQKTQANLLADREKSSLEASSQIASRNSLVAESFKKEQFNSVVDPQLTSQRESNPADHGAQYHQQKHQELEIADAAVDMELSISPADAPNLSQRGIEEARNQNHGEPMTRCSAIGSSVTAVSIHSGPTVQSSQAPQSSGYASPMQMPESAAESSKGVLGHCPQKEHAVATGVGDWIPLDQQARVGNGATDKAASSVGSLRAEGLPANDQSTSARDGGAPRPNKGEKERHKKNYDPNVFFKVNGKLYQKLGKIGSGGSSEVHKVISSDCTIYAMKKIKLRGRDYPTAYGFCQEIEYLNKLKGKSNIIQLIDYEVTDKSLLLEGSMSPRDGTIKDDHYIYMVLEYGEIDLAHMVAQKWKERNNSNMKIDENWLRFYWQQMLEAVNTIHDERIVHSDLKPANFMLVRGSLKLIDFGIAKAIMNDTTNIRRDAQVGTLNYMSPEAFMCDDTDSGGNIIKCGRPSDIWSLGCILYQMVYGKTPFANYKSFWAKYKEVTDRNHKIIYEPVDNPWLIDLMQRCLAWDRNDRWRIPQLLHHPFLNPPVPRDVPPVNHDPCRLLMERIRVHWDNPVVQKLRSVIEKLDEDQC; this is translated from the exons atGGAGAGCAGGGATAGCTTCCTTCGGCCCCCAACACCCTACCACGCCGCCGGAGCCAGTGCCGGAAAGGGCACCACTGCCCCTACCGGCGGGGACACGGCCGCCGGCAACCTGACGTCGTCGTCGGGGTCGTCCTCGTCTCTCACGATCTCCCCTACCGCCTTACTGAGAGAGATTCATGCCGCTGTCAAGCGCCAGAGGCCTCCTG GCTCACTTCAGACAAGCTTTCCAAGAGCGACTCGGGTTCTGGTCTCCAGAGCCGAGCGGACAAATAAAGCTGGACCCAGCACTTCTGAAGTGAAAAATCGTGAAGGAAAGGTCATGCAGTCTCAGAGAGGCCTGTTGGGACCCTCCAGGCTTCAAAATGCCACGCCTGATCAACAAAAAATTTCTGGCACGGCTAAATTGGGATACTCTACTCCAGATGAGTTGATGTTGACGACACCCTCAGTGTTAAAAAATAGCACAGATACCTGTGGGCAGAGTGTTGACCAGAACTACCACCAGAAGACTCAGGCTAATCTGTTGGCTGATAGGGAGAAGTCATCTCTGGAAGCTTCATCTCAAATTGCATCTCGCAATTCATTGGTGGCGGAAAGTTTTAAGAAAGAACAGTTTAACTCAGTTGTTGATCCACAGTTAACTTCCCAGA GAGAAAGTAATCCTGCAGATCATGGAGCACAGTATCACCAGCAGAAGCATCAGGAGCTTGAAATTGCTGATGCAGCTGTCGATATGGAGCTGTCGATATCACCAGCTGATGCGCCTAATTTGTCTCAGAGAGGGATTGAAGAGGCTCGTAATCAGAATCATGGAGAGCCAATGACCCGTTGCTCTGCCATTGGTTCATCTGTTACTGCTGTATCAATACACTCAGGGCCTACTGTCCAAAGTTCACAAGCTCCACAGAGTAGCGGATATGCTTCACCAATGCAGATGCCAGAATCTGCTGCAGAATCATCTAAAGGTGTATTGGGCCATTGTCCTCAAAAGGAGCATGCAGTTGCGACGGGTGTTGGTGATTGGATTCCCCTCGATCAGCAGGCTCGTGTAGGCAATGGTGCCACAGACAAAGCTGCTTCCAGTGTTGGCAGTTTGCGAGCTGAAGGCTTACCTGCAAATGACCAGTCTACATCTGCCAGGGATGGTGGTGCTCCCCGACCAAACAAGGGTGAGAAGGAGCGGCACAAAAAGAATTATGATCCTAATGTGTTCTTTAAGGTGAATGGGAAACTTTATCAGAAACTTGGTAAAATAGGATCCGGGGGTAGCAGTGAAGTCCACAAAGTTATATCATCAGATTGCACAATATATGCCATGAAAAAGATCAAACTTAGGGGCCGTGACTACCCCACTGCCTATGGTTTTTGCCAAGAAATTGAGTATCTAAATAAGTTGAAAGGGAAGAGCAATATCATACAGCTGATTGATTATGAG GTCACTGACAAAAGTTTGCTTCTAGAAGGTTCCATGTCACCCAGGGATGGAACAATTAAGGATGACCACTATATTTACATGGTCCTGGAGTATGGTGAAATCGACTTAGCTCATATGGTTGCTCAGAAGTGGAAGGAGAGGAACAACTCTAATATGAAAATTGATGAAAATTGGCTACGCTTTTATTGGCAG CAAATGCTTGAAGCTGTCAATACAATACATGATGAACGGATAGTGCACTCTGATTTGAAGCCTGCCAATTTTATGCTTGTAAGGGGCTCGCTTAAACTTATTGACTTTGGCATTGCCAAAgcaataatgaatgatacaacAAACATTCGACGTGATGCTCAG GTAGGGACACTGAACTACATGTCGCCTGAAGCATTCATGTGCGACGATACCGACTCAGGTGGTAACATTATCAAGTGTGGGCGCCCCTCTGATATTTGGTCTCTTGGCTGTATTCTTTATCAGATGGTGTATGGTAAGACACCTTTTGCAAACTACAAGAGTTTTTGGGCCAAATATAAAGAAGTGACTGATAGGAATCACAAGATCATCTATGAACCAGTTGACAACCCATGGCTCATTGATTTGATGCAAAGGTGTCTTGCATGGGACCGGAACGATCGATGGAGAATACCTCAGCTACTTCACCATCCTTTCCTCAATCCTCCGGTTCCCAGGGATGTGCCTCCTGTCAACCATGATCCATGTAGGTTGCTGATGGAGAGAATCAGAGTTCACTGGGATAATCCAGTGGTTCAAAAACTTCGTAGTGTAATTGAAAAGCTTGATGAGGATCAGTGCTAG
- the LOC101774846 gene encoding mitogen-activated protein kinase kinase kinase 1 isoform X2, translating into MESRDSFLRPPTPYHAAGASAGKGTTAPTGGDTAAGNLTSSSGSSSSLTISPTALLREIHAAVKRQRPPGSLQTSFPRATRVLVSRAERTNKAGPSTSEVKNREGKVMQSQRGLLGPSRLQNATPDQQKISGTAKLGYSTPDELMLTTPSVLKNSTDTCGQSVDQNYHQKTQANLLADREKSSLEASSQIASRNSLVAESFKKEQFNSVVDPQLTSQTGESNPADHGAQYHQQKHQELEIADAAVDMELSISPADAPNLSQRGIEEARNQNHGEPMTRCSAIGSSVTAVSIHSGPTVQSSQAPQSSGYASPMQMPESAAESSKGVLGHCPQKEHAVATGVGDWIPLDQQARVGNGATDKAASSVGSLRAEGLPANDQSTSARDGGAPRPNKGEKERHKKNYDPNVFFKVNGKLYQKLGKIGSGGSSEVHKVISSDCTIYAMKKIKLRGRDYPTAYGFCQEIEYLNKLKGKSNIIQLIDYEVTDKSLLLEGSMSPRDGTIKDDHYIYMVLEYGEIDLAHMVAQKWKERNNSNMKIDENWLRFYWQQMLEAVNTIHDERIVHSDLKPANFMLVRGSLKLIDFGIAKAIMNDTTNIRRDAQVGTLNYMSPEAFMCDDTDSGGNIIKCGRPSDIWSLGCILYQMVYGKTPFANYKSFWAKYKEVTDRNHKIIYEPVDNPWLIDLMQRCLAWDRNDRWRIPQLLHHPFLNPPVPRDVPPVNHDPCRLLMERIRVHWDNPVVQKLRSVIEKLDEDQC; encoded by the exons atGGAGAGCAGGGATAGCTTCCTTCGGCCCCCAACACCCTACCACGCCGCCGGAGCCAGTGCCGGAAAGGGCACCACTGCCCCTACCGGCGGGGACACGGCCGCCGGCAACCTGACGTCGTCGTCGGGGTCGTCCTCGTCTCTCACGATCTCCCCTACCGCCTTACTGAGAGAGATTCATGCCGCTGTCAAGCGCCAGAGGCCTCCTG GCTCACTTCAGACAAGCTTTCCAAGAGCGACTCGGGTTCTGGTCTCCAGAGCCGAGCGGACAAATAAAGCTGGACCCAGCACTTCTGAAGTGAAAAATCGTGAAGGAAAGGTCATGCAGTCTCAGAGAGGCCTGTTGGGACCCTCCAGGCTTCAAAATGCCACGCCTGATCAACAAAAAATTTCTGGCACGGCTAAATTGGGATACTCTACTCCAGATGAGTTGATGTTGACGACACCCTCAGTGTTAAAAAATAGCACAGATACCTGTGGGCAGAGTGTTGACCAGAACTACCACCAGAAGACTCAGGCTAATCTGTTGGCTGATAGGGAGAAGTCATCTCTGGAAGCTTCATCTCAAATTGCATCTCGCAATTCATTGGTGGCGGAAAGTTTTAAGAAAGAACAGTTTAACTCAGTTGTTGATCCACAGTTAACTTCCCAGA CAGGAGAAAGTAATCCTGCAGATCATGGAGCACAGTATCACCAGCAGAAGCATCAGGAGCTTGAAATTGCTGATGCAGCTGTCGATATGGAGCTGTCGATATCACCAGCTGATGCGCCTAATTTGTCTCAGAGAGGGATTGAAGAGGCTCGTAATCAGAATCATGGAGAGCCAATGACCCGTTGCTCTGCCATTGGTTCATCTGTTACTGCTGTATCAATACACTCAGGGCCTACTGTCCAAAGTTCACAAGCTCCACAGAGTAGCGGATATGCTTCACCAATGCAGATGCCAGAATCTGCTGCAGAATCATCTAAAGGTGTATTGGGCCATTGTCCTCAAAAGGAGCATGCAGTTGCGACGGGTGTTGGTGATTGGATTCCCCTCGATCAGCAGGCTCGTGTAGGCAATGGTGCCACAGACAAAGCTGCTTCCAGTGTTGGCAGTTTGCGAGCTGAAGGCTTACCTGCAAATGACCAGTCTACATCTGCCAGGGATGGTGGTGCTCCCCGACCAAACAAGGGTGAGAAGGAGCGGCACAAAAAGAATTATGATCCTAATGTGTTCTTTAAGGTGAATGGGAAACTTTATCAGAAACTTGGTAAAATAGGATCCGGGGGTAGCAGTGAAGTCCACAAAGTTATATCATCAGATTGCACAATATATGCCATGAAAAAGATCAAACTTAGGGGCCGTGACTACCCCACTGCCTATGGTTTTTGCCAAGAAATTGAGTATCTAAATAAGTTGAAAGGGAAGAGCAATATCATACAGCTGATTGATTATGAG GTCACTGACAAAAGTTTGCTTCTAGAAGGTTCCATGTCACCCAGGGATGGAACAATTAAGGATGACCACTATATTTACATGGTCCTGGAGTATGGTGAAATCGACTTAGCTCATATGGTTGCTCAGAAGTGGAAGGAGAGGAACAACTCTAATATGAAAATTGATGAAAATTGGCTACGCTTTTATTGGCAG CAAATGCTTGAAGCTGTCAATACAATACATGATGAACGGATAGTGCACTCTGATTTGAAGCCTGCCAATTTTATGCTTGTAAGGGGCTCGCTTAAACTTATTGACTTTGGCATTGCCAAAgcaataatgaatgatacaacAAACATTCGACGTGATGCTCAG GTAGGGACACTGAACTACATGTCGCCTGAAGCATTCATGTGCGACGATACCGACTCAGGTGGTAACATTATCAAGTGTGGGCGCCCCTCTGATATTTGGTCTCTTGGCTGTATTCTTTATCAGATGGTGTATGGTAAGACACCTTTTGCAAACTACAAGAGTTTTTGGGCCAAATATAAAGAAGTGACTGATAGGAATCACAAGATCATCTATGAACCAGTTGACAACCCATGGCTCATTGATTTGATGCAAAGGTGTCTTGCATGGGACCGGAACGATCGATGGAGAATACCTCAGCTACTTCACCATCCTTTCCTCAATCCTCCGGTTCCCAGGGATGTGCCTCCTGTCAACCATGATCCATGTAGGTTGCTGATGGAGAGAATCAGAGTTCACTGGGATAATCCAGTGGTTCAAAAACTTCGTAGTGTAATTGAAAAGCTTGATGAGGATCAGTGCTAG
- the LOC101774846 gene encoding uncharacterized protein LOC101774846 isoform X4 — protein sequence MESRDSFLRPPTPYHAAGASAGKGTTAPTGGDTAAGNLTSSSGSSSSLTISPTALLREIHAAVKRQRPPGSLQTSFPRATRVLVSRAERTNKAGPSTSEVKNREGKVMQSQRGLLGPSRLQNATPDQQKISGTAKLGYSTPDELMLTTPSVLKNSTDTCGQSVDQNYHQKTQANLLADREKSSLEASSQIASRNSLVAESFKKEQFNSVVDPQLTSQSDNVGITVDSRMDSMLSYLHSVSLTAGESNPADHGAQYHQQKHQELEIADAAVDMELSISPADAPNLSQRGIEEARNQNHGEPMTRCSAIGSSVTAVSIHSGPTVQSSQAPQSSGYASPMQMPESAAESSKGVLGHCPQKEHAVATGVGDWIPLDQQARVGNGATDKAASSVGSLRAEGLPANDQSTSARDGGAPRPNKGEKERHKKNYDPNVFFKVNGKLYQKLGKIGSGGSSEVHKVISSDCTIYAMKKIKLRGRDYPTAYGFCQEIEYLNKLKGKSNIIQLIDYEVTDKSLLLEGSMSPRDGTIKDDHYIYMVLEYGEIDLAHMVAQKWKERNNSNMKIDENWLRFYWQQMLEAVNTIHDERIVHSDLKPANFMLVRGSLKLIDFGIAKAIMNDTTNIRRDAQVGTLNYMSPEAFMCDDTDSGGNIIKCGRPSDIWSLGCILYQMVYGVLHGTGTIDGEYLSYFTILSSILRFPGMCLLSTMIHVGC from the exons atGGAGAGCAGGGATAGCTTCCTTCGGCCCCCAACACCCTACCACGCCGCCGGAGCCAGTGCCGGAAAGGGCACCACTGCCCCTACCGGCGGGGACACGGCCGCCGGCAACCTGACGTCGTCGTCGGGGTCGTCCTCGTCTCTCACGATCTCCCCTACCGCCTTACTGAGAGAGATTCATGCCGCTGTCAAGCGCCAGAGGCCTCCTG GCTCACTTCAGACAAGCTTTCCAAGAGCGACTCGGGTTCTGGTCTCCAGAGCCGAGCGGACAAATAAAGCTGGACCCAGCACTTCTGAAGTGAAAAATCGTGAAGGAAAGGTCATGCAGTCTCAGAGAGGCCTGTTGGGACCCTCCAGGCTTCAAAATGCCACGCCTGATCAACAAAAAATTTCTGGCACGGCTAAATTGGGATACTCTACTCCAGATGAGTTGATGTTGACGACACCCTCAGTGTTAAAAAATAGCACAGATACCTGTGGGCAGAGTGTTGACCAGAACTACCACCAGAAGACTCAGGCTAATCTGTTGGCTGATAGGGAGAAGTCATCTCTGGAAGCTTCATCTCAAATTGCATCTCGCAATTCATTGGTGGCGGAAAGTTTTAAGAAAGAACAGTTTAACTCAGTTGTTGATCCACAGTTAACTTCCCAGA GTGATAATGTAGGGATCACTGTTGATAGTAGAATGGACAGTATGTTGTCTTATCTGCATTCTGTTTCATTGACAGCAGGAGAAAGTAATCCTGCAGATCATGGAGCACAGTATCACCAGCAGAAGCATCAGGAGCTTGAAATTGCTGATGCAGCTGTCGATATGGAGCTGTCGATATCACCAGCTGATGCGCCTAATTTGTCTCAGAGAGGGATTGAAGAGGCTCGTAATCAGAATCATGGAGAGCCAATGACCCGTTGCTCTGCCATTGGTTCATCTGTTACTGCTGTATCAATACACTCAGGGCCTACTGTCCAAAGTTCACAAGCTCCACAGAGTAGCGGATATGCTTCACCAATGCAGATGCCAGAATCTGCTGCAGAATCATCTAAAGGTGTATTGGGCCATTGTCCTCAAAAGGAGCATGCAGTTGCGACGGGTGTTGGTGATTGGATTCCCCTCGATCAGCAGGCTCGTGTAGGCAATGGTGCCACAGACAAAGCTGCTTCCAGTGTTGGCAGTTTGCGAGCTGAAGGCTTACCTGCAAATGACCAGTCTACATCTGCCAGGGATGGTGGTGCTCCCCGACCAAACAAGGGTGAGAAGGAGCGGCACAAAAAGAATTATGATCCTAATGTGTTCTTTAAGGTGAATGGGAAACTTTATCAGAAACTTGGTAAAATAGGATCCGGGGGTAGCAGTGAAGTCCACAAAGTTATATCATCAGATTGCACAATATATGCCATGAAAAAGATCAAACTTAGGGGCCGTGACTACCCCACTGCCTATGGTTTTTGCCAAGAAATTGAGTATCTAAATAAGTTGAAAGGGAAGAGCAATATCATACAGCTGATTGATTATGAG GTCACTGACAAAAGTTTGCTTCTAGAAGGTTCCATGTCACCCAGGGATGGAACAATTAAGGATGACCACTATATTTACATGGTCCTGGAGTATGGTGAAATCGACTTAGCTCATATGGTTGCTCAGAAGTGGAAGGAGAGGAACAACTCTAATATGAAAATTGATGAAAATTGGCTACGCTTTTATTGGCAG CAAATGCTTGAAGCTGTCAATACAATACATGATGAACGGATAGTGCACTCTGATTTGAAGCCTGCCAATTTTATGCTTGTAAGGGGCTCGCTTAAACTTATTGACTTTGGCATTGCCAAAgcaataatgaatgatacaacAAACATTCGACGTGATGCTCAG GTAGGGACACTGAACTACATGTCGCCTGAAGCATTCATGTGCGACGATACCGACTCAGGTGGTAACATTATCAAGTGTGGGCGCCCCTCTGATATTTGGTCTCTTGGCTGTATTCTTTATCAGATGGTGTATG GTGTCTTGCATGGGACCGGAACGATCGATGGAGAATACCTCAGCTACTTCACCATCCTTTCCTCAATCCTCCGGTTCCCAGGGATGTGCCTCCTGTCAACCATGATCCATGTAGGTTGCTGA
- the LOC101775787 gene encoding superoxide dismutase [Fe] 1, chloroplastic has protein sequence MASTALVGVGGGLSLCIVAASSCSSTAASFSKSTGGGFRRHGRRLVLLRRGGTGGERTRRRSSLIFHCTNEANVLTEDGTLDADATDDETDLETDTDDTIDADGDTEDELESSLPEDVEWIKHQPLPYPSDALEPYISKETVEQHWVVHQQMHVDRLNGMIGGSEWEGMSLGQMMLSSFNEGREQPHPPFFHAAQVWNHDFYWRSMKPGGGGKPPERLLKFINRDFGSYEHMLQQFMDAALTQFGSGWVWLSYKESKLPYVKSRSPIPSDNYGRLVISKTPNAINPLVWGHSPLLAIDVWEHAYYLDYEDRRADYVAAVLEKLVSWEVVESRLTKAVQRAVERDGYLRKRVLKKRHLAQANGQDRARSRTPREAR, from the exons ATGGCGTCCACCGCgctggtgggggtggggggcggCCTCTCTCTCTGTATCGTCGCTGCCTCCAGCTGCAGCTCCACCGCCGCATCCTTCTCCAAGAGCACCGGTGGCGGCTTCCGACGGcatggccgccgcctcgtcctcctGCGGAGAGGAGGCACCGGG GGGGAGAGGACGAGGAGACGGAGTTCCCTGATATTTCATTGTACCAATGAGGCGAATGTGTTGACTGAGGATGGCACTTTGGATGCTGATGCTACTGATGATGAAACTGACCTTGAGACTGACACTGATGACACTATTGATGCTGATGGTGATACAGAAGATGAACTGGAGTCTTCATTGCCTGAGGATGTTGAGTGGATAAAGCATCAGCCACTTCCTTATCCTTCA GATGCGCTGGAGCCATACATAAGCAAGGAGACAGTTGAGCAGCACTGGGTAGTTCATCAGCAGATGCATGTGGATAGGCTCAATGGTATGATCGGTGGCAGTGAGTGGGAAGGCATGTCACTGGGGCAGATGATGCTGTCCTCTTTCAACGAGGGCAGGGAGCAGCCCCATCCTCCCTTCTTCCATGCTGCGCAG GTATGGAACCATGATTTTTATTGGCGATCCATGAAACCTGGCGGTGGGGGCAAACCACCGGAACGGCTTCTGAAGTTTATTAACAGAGACTTCGGCTCCTATGAGCACATGCTCCAACAATTCATGGATGCTGCACTGACTCAGTTTGGTTCTGGATGGGTTTGGCTTTCTT ACAAAGAAAGCAAGTTGCCTTACGTGAAGTCAAGAAGTCCAATCCCATCTGACAATTACGGTAGGCTGGTCATCTCAAAGACTCCAAATGCCATCAACCCTCTTGTTTGGGGCCATTCT CCACTCCTCGCGATTGATGTTTGGGAG CATGCATACTACCTGGATTACGAG GATCGAAGGGCTGATTATGTTGCTGCGGTTCTGGAGAAGCTTGTATCGTGGGAAGTGGTTGAGTCGAGGCTCACGAAAGCCGTACAACGGGCGGTAGAAAGAGATGGGTATCTCAGGAAAAGAGTTCTAAAGAAACGACATTTAGCTCAGGCGAATGGCCAGGATAGAGCTAGATCTCGCACTCCGCGAGAGGCAAGGTGA
- the LOC101776591 gene encoding 60S ribosomal protein L13-2, with product MKHNNVIPNGHFKKHWQNYVKTWFNQPARKQRRRIARQKKAVKIFPRPTAGPLRPIVQCQSRKYNMKSRAGRGFTLEELKAAGIPKKLAPTIGISVDHRRKNRSLEGLQSNVQRLKTYKAKLVIFPRRARKVKAGDSTPEELATATQVQGEYMPITRGEKRSIEVVKVTDEMKESGAYKKLRLERMNKRHQGMRQKKAAEAEKEEKK from the exons ATGAAGCACAACAACGTCATCCCCAACGGGCACTTCAAGAAGCACTGGCAGAACTATGTCAAGACATGGTTCAACCAGCCTGCCCGCAAGCAGAGGCGCCGCATTG CTAGGCAAAAGAAGGCTGTAAAGATCTTCCCACGCCCCACTGCTGGACCTCTTCGCCCCATTGTTCAGTGCCAATCACGCAAGTACAACATGAAGTCTAGGGCTGGGAGGGGCTTCACCCTTGAAGAACTTAAG GCAGCTGGTATTCCCAAGAAGCTTGCCCCAACCATTGGCATTTCAGTGGATCACCGCCGCAAGAACCGCTCACTTGAGGGTCTGCAGTCCAATGTCCAGAGGCTGAAGACCTACAAGGCCAAGCTTGTGATCTTCCCAAGACGTGCTCGCAAGGTCAAG GCTGGTGACTCCACCCCTGAGGAACTTGCCACAGCCACCCAGGTCCAGGGCGAGTACATGCCTATCACCCGTGGCGAGAAGCGCTCGATCGAAGTTGTCAAGGTGACGGATGAGATGAAGGAATCAGGGGCCTACAAAAAGCTTCGCTTGGAAAGGATGAACAAACGTCACCAGGGTATGCGGCAGAAGAAGGCTGCCGAGGctgagaaggaagagaagaagtaa